A stretch of Mobula birostris isolate sMobBir1 chromosome 2, sMobBir1.hap1, whole genome shotgun sequence DNA encodes these proteins:
- the LOC140209344 gene encoding left-right determination factor 2-like codes for MPGVWNVVCLGMLTCSLWMVLAGCDPQQHQLQHTFKDRVLRKLGLVEEPRLTKRDLERVVVPTHLRNKYMSMLKLHKEKERRRRALPSLAGILRGVPGNSDITGEVLYSDPTRQRLVFDMKGLIPDNSEVTMAELKLFKKGVHKGELPPRKYSRPVNNARVSVYWVKILADGTNSTSLIDSRLVPILDSGWKLFDVTQAVHYWQNTKELQMYLEVWIEAERPGRHAAELARFVRFTSQHPTDQMLGKPELLLYTLNFSEYGAAGDCGESQAQSSGTCCRQEHFINFRELPWTQYWIIEPPGYQAFRCLGGCKQPRWPFVYGERSCVAVESASLPMMYLVKKGDYTEIEVAEFPNMITEKCGCSNDNISVL; via the exons ATGCCTGGAGTCTGGAATGTGGTGTGTCTTGGGATGCTGACCTGCTCCCTCTGGATGGTACTGGCTGGCTGTGACCCTcagcaacaccaactccagcacaCCTTTAAAGACAGGGTTCTCAGGAAGCTGGGGCTCGTCGAGGAGCCGCGTCTGACCAAGAGGGACCTGGAGAGGGTGGTGGTGCCCACACACCTCCGCAACAAGTACATGTCCATGCTGAAGCTGCACAAGGAGAAGGAGAGGAGGCGGAGAGCCCTGCCCAGCCTGGCTGGTATCTTGCGAGGAGTCCCCGGGAACTCAG ACATCACCGGAGAAGTGCTGTACTCAGACCCCACCAGGCAGAGGCTGGTTTTCGACATGAAGGGGCTGATCCCTGACAACAGCGAGGTGACCATGGCAGAGCTCAAGCTCTTCAAGAAGGGCGTCCACAAGGGGGAGCTCCCTCCCAGAAAATACAGCCGGCCAGTCAACAACGCCAGGGTCAGTGTGTACTGGGTCAAGATCCTGGCCGATGGCACCAACAGCACCTCGCTCATCGACTCCAG GCTAGTCCCCATCCTCGATTCCGGTTGGAAGCTGTTCGATGTCACCCAGGCTGTCCACTACTGGCAGAACACTAAGGAGCTGCAGATGTACCTGGAGGTGTGGATCGAAGCTGAGCGGCCGGGGAGGCATGCAGCCGAGCTTGCCAGGTTCGTCCGCTTCACTTCCCAGCATCCCACTGACCAGATGCTCGGAAAGCCAGAGCTGCTTCTCTACACTCTCAACTTCAGTGAATACGG TGCGGCCGGAGACTGTGGGGAAAGCCAGGCTCAGAGCAGCGGGACGTGCTGCAGGCAGGAGCACTTCATCAACTTCCGGGAGCTGCCCTGGACCCAGTACTGGATCATCGAGCCCCCTGGCTACCAGGCCTTCCGCTGCCTTGGGGGCTGCAAGCAGCCTCGGTGGCCCTTCGTCTACGGAGAGAGGAGCTGCGTGGCGGTGGAGAGCGCCTCGCTGCCCATGATGTACCTGGTGAAGAAGGGCGACTACACGGAGATCGAGGTGGCTGAGTTCCCCAACATGATCACAGAGAAGTGTGGCTGTAGCAACGACAATATCTCAGTCTTGTAG